One window from the genome of Streptomyces cadmiisoli encodes:
- a CDS encoding LacI family DNA-binding transcriptional regulator, producing the protein MRVSLKDVAAHAGVSIKTVSNVVNNYQHVTPAMRDRVQRSIDALGYQPNLTARHLRKGRTGIIALALPELGNPYFAELTAAVINAAAAHDYIVLLDHTGGRREQEVLVSQGFRARVIDGLILSPIELETEDLRHRSEQVPLVLLGEREYDLPYDHIAIDNVDAARAAVRHLVGLGRREVAFIGARRARSEPAQLRVRGWREELGAAGLPADDGLVAETDGWGHADGAAAMSRILDSGRRPDAVFAYNDPMAIGAMRVLHERGLRIPEDIAVVGFDDVVEGRFGAVTLTSVSPDKEAIGRLAVESVLARLGGAVPEPRRIRADYTLVERESTVGRR; encoded by the coding sequence TTGCGGGTCAGCCTCAAGGACGTCGCCGCGCACGCTGGGGTCTCCATCAAGACCGTCTCCAACGTGGTGAACAACTACCAGCACGTCACACCGGCCATGCGCGATCGCGTCCAGCGGTCCATCGACGCGCTCGGCTACCAGCCCAATCTGACCGCCCGACACCTCCGCAAGGGCCGCACCGGCATCATCGCGCTGGCCCTGCCGGAACTCGGCAACCCCTACTTCGCCGAACTGACCGCGGCCGTCATCAACGCCGCCGCCGCGCACGACTACATCGTGCTGCTGGACCACACCGGCGGCCGCCGTGAACAGGAGGTGCTGGTCAGTCAGGGTTTCCGGGCACGCGTCATCGACGGGCTCATCCTCAGCCCGATCGAGTTGGAGACCGAGGATCTGCGCCACCGCTCGGAGCAGGTGCCGCTGGTGCTGCTGGGCGAGCGGGAGTACGACCTGCCGTACGACCACATCGCCATCGACAACGTCGACGCGGCCCGCGCCGCGGTACGGCACCTGGTCGGGCTGGGGCGCCGCGAGGTGGCCTTCATCGGCGCCCGGCGCGCCCGCAGTGAGCCGGCGCAACTGCGTGTGCGCGGCTGGCGTGAGGAGTTGGGCGCCGCGGGACTCCCGGCCGACGACGGGCTCGTGGCGGAGACGGACGGCTGGGGGCACGCGGACGGCGCGGCGGCCATGAGCCGCATCCTGGACAGCGGGCGGCGTCCCGACGCGGTGTTCGCCTACAACGACCCCATGGCGATCGGCGCGATGCGGGTGCTGCACGAGCGGGGCCTGCGGATTCCCGAGGACATCGCGGTCGTCGGTTTCGACGACGTCGTCGAGGGGCGTTTCGGCGCGGTGACCCTCACATCCGTGTCGCCCGACAAGGAAGCCATCGGCAGGCTCGCGGTCGAGTCCGTGCTGGCCCGGCTCGGTGGTGCGGTACCCGAACCCCGGCGGATCCGGGCGGACTACACGCTGGTGGAGCGCGAGAGCACGGTGGGGCGACGGTAG
- a CDS encoding GAF domain-containing SpoIIE family protein phosphatase, whose protein sequence is MVKDVPGARDAGWSWTAEPGFWQQVVEQLTTALMVVDPAGRILAVNPTAERLLRRDAAAMRGKDAHDLLHRDAGGGTLRQEQCPLLRALAEGVAAQGEGDSFLRGDHRLVMISWSASPLADEGSFKGMAVLFTDITGDHGAHRERAARTRALEDLTERLTLVAEITDVLGQTLETDEALARLGRLLVPRLADWAAVDLRTSSEQVNRVAVTSIAGRDPALEGRCERLPGAEAADRSPLVQVLHGGDPVLQTEVRTAGPADSPLAAVHSDFLRTVGATSAMTVPLGSRRQITGALSVVRTDPAHPFDTDDLEVVSDIGRRVGLVIDNARRFGRQRAVAEAMQRNLLAPLPQPGRLRLAARYQPAPAGSQVGGDWYDAFVLKDGTLALVIGDVVGHDLTAAAGMAQLHGILRSLAWDHTGPPGSVIDRLDDAMPAITTVPMATLVLARVEGHPNIGPWTVRWTSAGHPPPLLLTPGGHAQYLEAGQGLVLGAPVDSSTSRPNGIRSLRPGSTLLLYTDGLIEIPGSDLDTGLGRLRRHALALAQAPLDTLCDQLLARMPPGSADDVALLALRLPSDTMTEDGMVR, encoded by the coding sequence GTGGTGAAGGATGTGCCCGGCGCGCGGGATGCGGGATGGTCGTGGACGGCCGAGCCGGGCTTTTGGCAGCAGGTCGTCGAGCAGCTGACCACGGCCCTGATGGTCGTGGATCCGGCCGGACGCATCCTCGCCGTCAACCCGACCGCCGAACGGCTGCTGCGCCGTGACGCGGCCGCGATGCGCGGAAAGGACGCACACGATCTGCTGCACCGGGATGCGGGCGGTGGCACGCTCCGCCAGGAGCAGTGCCCGCTGCTCCGGGCCTTGGCCGAGGGGGTCGCCGCGCAGGGGGAAGGCGACAGTTTTCTACGCGGTGACCATCGCCTGGTCATGATCTCCTGGTCCGCTTCACCGCTGGCGGACGAGGGCTCCTTCAAGGGCATGGCCGTGCTGTTCACCGACATCACGGGCGACCACGGCGCGCATCGGGAACGTGCGGCCCGTACGAGGGCTCTGGAGGACCTCACCGAGCGGCTCACGCTGGTCGCGGAGATCACCGACGTGCTCGGCCAGACCCTGGAAACCGACGAGGCCCTGGCACGGCTGGGGCGCCTGCTCGTTCCGCGCCTCGCCGACTGGGCGGCGGTGGACCTCCGAACCAGTTCCGAGCAGGTCAACCGGGTCGCGGTCACCAGTATCGCGGGCCGGGACCCCGCGCTGGAGGGCCGCTGCGAACGCCTTCCCGGGGCTGAGGCGGCAGATCGGTCGCCTCTTGTCCAGGTGCTACACGGCGGCGATCCTGTGCTGCAAACCGAGGTACGGACGGCCGGACCAGCCGACTCTCCCCTGGCAGCCGTCCACAGCGACTTCCTGCGGACGGTGGGCGCGACGTCGGCCATGACGGTGCCGCTGGGTTCCAGACGGCAGATCACCGGCGCCCTGTCCGTGGTGCGTACCGACCCGGCGCACCCCTTCGACACCGACGACCTGGAGGTGGTGAGCGACATCGGCCGACGAGTCGGCCTGGTCATCGACAACGCACGCCGCTTCGGCCGCCAGCGCGCCGTCGCCGAGGCCATGCAGCGGAATCTGCTCGCCCCACTCCCCCAGCCCGGCCGCCTGCGGCTGGCCGCCCGCTACCAGCCCGCCCCGGCCGGCTCCCAGGTCGGCGGCGACTGGTACGACGCGTTCGTGTTGAAGGACGGTACGCTCGCGCTGGTGATCGGCGACGTGGTCGGCCACGACCTGACCGCGGCGGCCGGCATGGCCCAACTGCACGGCATCCTGCGCTCACTGGCCTGGGACCACACGGGACCGCCCGGCTCCGTCATCGACCGGCTCGACGACGCCATGCCCGCCATCACCACCGTCCCCATGGCCACCCTCGTCCTCGCCCGGGTCGAAGGTCACCCGAACATCGGCCCGTGGACTGTGCGATGGACCAGCGCCGGACATCCGCCGCCTCTCCTGCTGACACCCGGCGGGCACGCGCAGTATCTCGAAGCCGGCCAGGGACTCGTCCTCGGCGCTCCCGTGGACAGCAGCACCAGCCGACCGAACGGCATACGGTCCCTGCGGCCGGGTTCCACCCTGCTGCTCTACACCGACGGCCTGATCGAGATCCCCGGGAGCGACCTGGACACCGGCTTGGGCCGCCTGCGCCGCCACGCCCTCGCGCTCGCCCAGGCACCGCTGGACACACTGTGCGACCAACTGCTCGCCCGTATGCCGCCCGGCAGTGCCGACGACGTGGCCCTCCTCGCTCTGCGCCTTCCTTCCGACACCATGACAGAGGACGGGATGGTGCGCTGA
- a CDS encoding ABC transporter permease gives MTATRTDAPVTTASKQPSEETEPVGSARSERISALVQQHGALAVLMIVCLVASFSFDSFATGDNIGNMGTSSAFLAIVALGMTFVIITGGIDLSVGSLFALGGVLAAWGSRHGTLVALLLPLAVCGLIGVVNGLLVARSRLAPFIVTLAAMLGARGLMLAITDEGADTFLIGKGSLLAELGQGTTLGLGNPVWITLALFAAGALVLRRTRFGQHVYAVGGNEDAAALMGAPVARTKILVYTLSGLLAGLAGALNAAWLASGVTILGNGMELEAISAVVIGGTLLTGGLGYVSGSLVGVLLLKVIQNVINQIGSLDSSYQQVVSGAFLAVVVVAQTWLGRRRQLM, from the coding sequence ATGACCGCCACGAGAACGGACGCACCCGTGACCACCGCGAGCAAGCAGCCGTCGGAGGAGACCGAACCGGTCGGCTCCGCCCGCTCCGAGCGGATCAGCGCCCTCGTCCAGCAGCACGGCGCGCTGGCCGTGCTGATGATCGTCTGCCTGGTGGCCTCGTTCAGCTTCGACTCCTTCGCCACCGGCGACAACATCGGCAACATGGGGACCAGTTCGGCGTTCCTGGCCATCGTCGCCCTCGGCATGACCTTCGTGATCATCACCGGTGGCATCGACCTGTCGGTCGGTTCCCTCTTCGCGCTCGGCGGTGTCCTGGCCGCCTGGGGATCGCGCCACGGCACCCTGGTGGCGCTGCTCCTGCCGCTGGCGGTGTGCGGGCTGATCGGCGTCGTCAACGGGCTGCTCGTGGCCCGGTCCCGCCTGGCCCCCTTCATCGTCACGCTGGCCGCCATGCTCGGCGCACGCGGTCTGATGCTGGCCATCACGGACGAGGGCGCGGACACCTTCCTGATCGGCAAGGGCTCCCTCCTTGCCGAACTGGGCCAGGGCACCACCCTCGGCCTCGGCAACCCCGTGTGGATCACGCTGGCGCTGTTCGCCGCCGGAGCCCTGGTGCTGCGCCGCACCCGCTTCGGACAGCACGTCTACGCCGTCGGCGGCAACGAGGACGCGGCGGCCCTGATGGGCGCCCCCGTCGCCCGCACCAAGATCCTGGTCTACACGCTGTCCGGGCTGCTGGCCGGGCTGGCCGGCGCGCTCAACGCCGCCTGGCTCGCCTCCGGCGTCACCATCCTCGGCAACGGCATGGAACTGGAGGCCATCTCCGCCGTCGTCATCGGCGGCACCCTGCTGACCGGCGGCCTCGGCTACGTCAGCGGCTCGCTGGTCGGCGTCCTGCTGCTGAAGGTGATCCAGAACGTCATCAACCAGATCGGCTCCCTCGACTCCTCGTACCAGCAGGTCGTCAGCGGTGCCTTCCTGGCTGTCGTCGTCGTCGCCCAGACCTGGCTGGGCCGCAGACGGCAGCTGATGTGA
- a CDS encoding DUF5994 family protein, whose amino-acid sequence MRAVPFRAPTARLALKSESPSAGRAGLDGAWWPRSRDLQSELCDLADVLDPLWGRITRIAVNPRFWPLLLPRIFVNGHVVNVGSFTSKLDPHKILLLSYTAGRWDLLVIPPETGATTAARLMAAASADTGPAMTATALLRAEKARQARLVHRFDALHRQRIAAAAGQSVAGPVASPHA is encoded by the coding sequence GTGCGGGCTGTCCCCTTCAGGGCCCCTACCGCGCGCCTCGCGCTCAAATCCGAGAGCCCTTCCGCAGGCCGCGCCGGGCTGGACGGCGCCTGGTGGCCTCGTTCACGTGACCTGCAGAGCGAGCTCTGCGACCTGGCGGACGTGCTGGATCCGCTGTGGGGGCGGATCACCCGTATCGCCGTCAACCCCCGCTTCTGGCCGCTGCTCCTGCCGAGGATCTTCGTCAACGGCCATGTGGTGAACGTCGGTTCATTTACCTCGAAGCTGGATCCGCACAAGATTCTCTTGCTCTCCTACACCGCGGGCCGCTGGGACCTTTTGGTGATCCCCCCGGAGACCGGCGCCACCACGGCCGCCCGGCTGATGGCCGCGGCAAGTGCGGACACCGGCCCGGCGATGACCGCGACCGCGCTCCTGCGGGCGGAGAAGGCCCGCCAGGCGCGCCTGGTGCACCGCTTCGACGCACTTCACCGGCAACGGATCGCCGCCGCGGCGGGGCAGAGCGTGGCGGGTCCCGTCGCGTCCCCTCACGCGTGA
- a CDS encoding ABC transporter substrate-binding protein: MQRTTHRPRLLSRPTVVALAAAVALTATACAKSEDDAATGSKSPAAAGAEQKVATPKPGSKTCTVDAYGGQKLDLENATVGFSQSEKEANPFRIAETQSIKDEAEKRGVKLLTANAQSQFSKQISDVQDLLAKGADLLVIAPLNSDGWDPVLQAAAAKKVPIVTIDRKINATACKDYVSFIASDFVEQGRRAADQMIEATGGKGEVAILLGSAGNNVTTERTKGFKDRIAEKAPDLKVVFEQTGDFAREKGQQVTEQLIQSKPGIKGIYAENDEMGLGAVAALKGAGKKPGDVKIVTVDGTRNAVQGIVDGWISGVIESNPRFGPLAFQTLDTFTKGEEVAQDVIIEDGAYTADNAKTDIGKAY; the protein is encoded by the coding sequence ATGCAGCGCACAACTCACCGTCCTCGCCTCCTCAGCCGTCCCACGGTCGTGGCCCTGGCCGCCGCGGTGGCCCTGACCGCCACCGCCTGCGCCAAGTCGGAGGACGACGCGGCGACCGGCAGCAAGTCCCCGGCCGCCGCCGGCGCCGAGCAGAAGGTCGCCACGCCCAAGCCGGGCAGCAAGACCTGCACCGTCGACGCCTACGGCGGCCAGAAGCTGGACCTCGAGAACGCGACCGTCGGCTTCTCCCAGTCGGAGAAGGAGGCCAACCCGTTCCGCATCGCGGAGACCCAGTCCATCAAGGACGAGGCCGAGAAGCGGGGTGTCAAGCTGCTGACGGCCAACGCCCAGTCGCAGTTCTCCAAGCAGATCAGCGACGTCCAGGACCTGCTCGCGAAGGGCGCCGACCTGCTGGTCATCGCCCCGCTCAACTCCGACGGCTGGGACCCGGTGCTGCAGGCCGCCGCCGCCAAGAAGGTCCCGATCGTCACGATCGACCGCAAGATCAACGCCACCGCCTGCAAGGACTACGTCTCTTTCATCGCCTCGGACTTCGTCGAGCAGGGGCGGCGCGCCGCCGACCAGATGATCGAGGCCACGGGCGGCAAGGGCGAGGTCGCGATCCTGCTCGGCTCGGCCGGCAACAACGTCACCACCGAACGCACCAAGGGCTTCAAGGACCGGATCGCCGAGAAGGCGCCCGATCTGAAGGTGGTGTTCGAGCAGACCGGCGACTTCGCCCGCGAGAAGGGCCAGCAGGTCACCGAGCAGCTCATCCAGTCGAAGCCCGGCATCAAGGGCATCTACGCGGAGAACGACGAGATGGGCCTGGGCGCGGTGGCCGCGCTCAAGGGCGCCGGCAAGAAGCCGGGCGACGTCAAGATCGTCACGGTCGACGGCACCCGCAACGCCGTCCAGGGCATCGTCGACGGCTGGATCAGCGGCGTCATCGAGTCCAACCCGCGCTTCGGGCCGCTGGCGTTCCAGACCCTCGACACCTTCACCAAGGGCGAGGAAGTCGCGCAGGACGTCATCATCGAGGACGGCGCCTACACCGCGGACAACGCGAAGACGGACATCGGCAAGGCCTACTGA
- a CDS encoding ABC transporter permease: MAEATLRTAPLDKARVLQWLQTYGVYAGVAVLLVVNIVITPHFMSAENFRTQAVQVAPVIIVALGMALVIGTEGVDLSVGAVMALAASVTALYLGYGLLPALLVVAVFAAGVGLANGALVAFVGVQPIVATLALMVGGRGLALVLLPQLEDLRNPSLASLGSGDVLGIPYLILIATALALLLAFVVRRTTFGRQLLAIGDSRPAAQLAGLPVRRVLIIVYVVCALLAAVAGVLATARLQASDPTSLGNLMELSAITAVVVGGTPLTGGRVNIAGTVAGAVLIQLLTATLIKHDLPPSWTQIAQAIVIVAAVYAARGRGKR; encoded by the coding sequence ATGGCTGAAGCCACCCTGCGCACCGCCCCACTGGACAAGGCCCGCGTCCTGCAATGGCTCCAGACGTACGGCGTCTACGCCGGAGTCGCGGTCCTGCTCGTCGTCAACATCGTCATCACCCCGCACTTCATGTCCGCGGAGAACTTCCGCACCCAGGCCGTCCAGGTCGCCCCGGTCATCATCGTCGCCCTCGGCATGGCCCTGGTCATCGGCACCGAGGGCGTCGACCTCTCGGTCGGCGCCGTGATGGCACTGGCCGCCTCCGTCACCGCCCTCTACCTCGGCTACGGGCTGCTGCCGGCCCTGCTGGTGGTGGCGGTGTTCGCGGCCGGAGTCGGCCTGGCCAACGGGGCACTGGTCGCGTTCGTCGGGGTACAGCCGATCGTGGCGACCCTGGCGCTCATGGTCGGCGGCCGGGGCCTCGCGCTGGTCCTGCTCCCGCAACTGGAGGACCTGCGCAACCCGTCGCTCGCCTCCCTCGGCTCCGGCGACGTCCTCGGCATCCCGTATCTGATCCTGATCGCCACCGCCCTGGCGCTGCTGCTCGCCTTCGTGGTCCGCCGCACCACCTTCGGGCGCCAACTGCTCGCCATCGGCGACAGCCGCCCCGCGGCCCAGCTCGCCGGACTGCCCGTACGCCGCGTACTGATCATCGTGTACGTCGTCTGCGCGCTGCTCGCCGCCGTGGCGGGCGTGCTCGCCACCGCCCGCCTCCAGGCGAGCGACCCGACCTCCCTGGGCAACTTGATGGAACTGTCCGCCATCACCGCGGTCGTGGTCGGCGGCACCCCGCTGACCGGCGGCCGGGTCAACATCGCCGGCACCGTGGCGGGAGCCGTCCTGATCCAGCTGCTGACGGCCACGCTCATCAAGCACGATCTGCCGCCCTCGTGGACCCAGATCGCCCAGGCCATAGTGATCGTCGCCGCCGTGTACGCGGCACGGGGACGGGGGAAGCGATGA
- a CDS encoding DUF5994 family protein → MTTATQPPLPSHPLLRLRLAPHGGLPRPIDGAWWPRSYDLLEELPSLLAGLPRTWGHITSVTVNGAAWSALPGRMLLFNQVVRLHRTLTASAPHTVVLLAAGRGRWDLVVVPPDTTEEVAEPLMAAAAGDHA, encoded by the coding sequence ATGACAACCGCAACGCAGCCCCCACTGCCGTCCCACCCCCTCCTCCGCCTGCGCCTGGCGCCCCACGGCGGCCTGCCCCGGCCCATCGACGGGGCGTGGTGGCCTCGGTCGTACGACCTGCTCGAGGAACTCCCGTCGCTCCTTGCCGGGTTGCCGCGTACGTGGGGCCACATCACCAGTGTCACCGTCAACGGCGCGGCGTGGTCCGCGTTGCCCGGCCGGATGCTCCTCTTCAATCAGGTCGTACGACTGCACAGGACCCTCACGGCGTCCGCTCCGCACACAGTTGTGCTGCTCGCCGCCGGCCGCGGACGCTGGGACCTGGTGGTCGTGCCTCCGGACACGACCGAGGAGGTCGCGGAACCGCTCATGGCGGCCGCCGCGGGCGATCACGCGTGA
- a CDS encoding STAS domain-containing protein, with amino-acid sequence MPLPLLNVYRHDHTSRALITLAGEIDLATAPLVRTALAACVHDGIRTTDVDLTAVTFCDASGLSAFITSSRLAVDAGMTLQLHYPPPIMARIIEVTRCGFLLHEPHAVRPPSRWVPDAACRAA; translated from the coding sequence ATGCCTCTCCCACTGCTGAACGTCTACCGCCATGACCACACCTCACGCGCACTCATCACCCTTGCTGGAGAGATCGACCTGGCCACCGCCCCGCTCGTGCGCACCGCCCTCGCCGCATGCGTGCACGACGGCATCCGCACCACCGACGTCGACCTCACGGCGGTCACCTTCTGCGACGCCAGCGGACTCAGCGCCTTCATCACGTCATCCCGGCTCGCCGTCGATGCCGGAATGACGCTGCAACTGCACTACCCGCCCCCCATCATGGCCCGCATCATCGAAGTGACCCGCTGCGGCTTTCTGCTCCACGAGCCCCACGCTGTTCGACCACCATCACGCTGGGTTCCCGATGCTGCGTGCCGTGCGGCGTGA
- a CDS encoding DUF5994 family protein, translated as MTGPISHPSKADADYWFFSFSVRLLLAPASSVPPVLDGAWWPRSRDLGAELPSLTAALDPLRGRITRVTVNPTHWPVVPRKVPVAGHVVTVGWFLAEQDPHELLLFSYRMGRWNLLVVPPETTPESAAWLMAAASDPLGTSTASRLMEEAARLRTLRRSGGAVETVMNAQGEQRSRDQRARPRIRTTTAKTSLQPMGRCGPWRHRRPWP; from the coding sequence ATGACTGGGCCCATCTCCCACCCGTCGAAGGCCGACGCCGATTACTGGTTCTTCTCGTTCTCGGTGCGTCTGCTGCTGGCTCCGGCAAGTTCCGTACCGCCTGTGTTGGACGGCGCGTGGTGGCCGCGCTCCCGTGATCTCGGGGCGGAACTCCCCTCCCTGACCGCGGCACTGGATCCCCTGCGCGGGCGGATCACCCGGGTCACGGTGAATCCGACCCATTGGCCGGTCGTTCCGCGCAAGGTGCCCGTCGCCGGGCACGTCGTGACCGTTGGGTGGTTCCTGGCCGAGCAGGACCCGCACGAGCTGCTGTTGTTCTCGTACCGCATGGGCCGTTGGAACCTTCTGGTGGTCCCGCCGGAGACGACTCCTGAGTCTGCCGCTTGGCTGATGGCCGCCGCGAGTGACCCACTCGGCACGTCGACCGCAAGCCGCTTGATGGAAGAGGCGGCGCGTCTGCGGACGCTGCGCAGGAGCGGCGGGGCTGTTGAAACGGTCATGAACGCCCAAGGTGAGCAACGGTCCCGCGATCAGAGGGCACGTCCACGGATCCGGACCACGACCGCCAAGACGTCGCTGCAGCCGATGGGAAGGTGCGGACCGTGGAGACACAGGCGACCGTGGCCGTGA
- a CDS encoding sugar ABC transporter ATP-binding protein, with the protein MAAPPAEVLAVRGLSKTFPGVRALDDVDLTLHAGEVHALIGENGAGKSTLIKLLTGVYRPDAGEITFQGRKVSFATPLDAQKAGISTIYQEVNLIPLLSVARNLFLGREPRNRIGVLDVARMNRQAEEILRTYGVRVDVRRPLRSLGVGAQQMVALARAVATDARIVVMDEPTSSLEPREVETLFSVIRRLRDEGIAVVYVSHRLDELYAVCSTVTVLRDGRRVHHGRLADLDRLTLVSTMLGRDLGEVRKEGLTKFTGDHAAAGTRPVLEAEELTVPHQLHGVSLSIRPGEVVGLGGLLGSGRTETAKAISGALPVRSGRVTVAGVPLRGGSTPAAIRAGVSLLPEDRKSEGIVPGLSVRENIALAVLPRLSRFGLVSEARVDSIVDTFVERLRIKASSPHQKVGELSGGNQQKVLLARWLAMNPKVLLLDEPTRGIDVGAKAEVQKLVDELAADGLGVLLISSDLEELIEGSDRVVVLKDGAVVGELTGDDVTEDKLMRTIAGDAPAPAVAKEAATDG; encoded by the coding sequence GTGGCGGCACCACCCGCCGAAGTCCTCGCCGTCCGCGGCCTGAGCAAGACCTTCCCCGGCGTCCGGGCCCTGGACGACGTGGACCTCACCCTGCACGCGGGTGAGGTCCACGCACTCATCGGCGAGAACGGCGCCGGCAAGTCGACCCTCATCAAGCTCCTGACCGGCGTGTACCGGCCCGACGCCGGCGAGATCACCTTCCAGGGCCGCAAGGTCTCCTTCGCCACCCCCCTGGACGCGCAGAAGGCGGGGATCTCGACCATCTACCAAGAGGTCAACCTGATCCCGCTGCTCAGCGTCGCCCGCAACCTCTTCCTGGGCCGCGAGCCCCGCAACCGCATCGGAGTCCTCGACGTCGCCCGCATGAACCGCCAGGCCGAGGAGATCCTGCGCACCTACGGCGTCCGGGTGGACGTCCGCCGCCCGCTGCGCAGCCTCGGCGTCGGCGCCCAGCAGATGGTGGCCCTCGCCCGCGCCGTGGCCACCGACGCGCGGATCGTCGTCATGGACGAACCGACCTCCTCCCTCGAACCACGCGAGGTGGAGACGCTGTTCTCGGTGATCCGGCGCCTGCGTGACGAGGGCATCGCGGTCGTCTACGTCAGCCACCGCCTGGACGAGCTGTACGCCGTGTGCAGCACCGTCACCGTGCTGCGCGACGGCCGTCGCGTCCACCACGGCCGGCTGGCCGACCTCGACCGGCTCACCCTGGTGTCGACCATGCTCGGCCGGGACCTCGGCGAGGTCCGCAAGGAGGGCCTGACGAAGTTCACCGGCGACCACGCAGCGGCAGGCACCCGACCGGTGCTGGAGGCCGAGGAACTGACGGTCCCGCACCAGCTGCACGGGGTCAGCCTGAGCATCCGGCCCGGTGAGGTCGTCGGGCTGGGCGGTCTGCTCGGCTCCGGACGCACCGAGACGGCGAAGGCCATCTCCGGTGCCCTGCCGGTGCGTTCGGGCCGTGTGACCGTGGCCGGCGTCCCTCTGCGCGGCGGCTCGACACCGGCCGCCATCCGGGCGGGCGTCAGCCTGCTGCCCGAGGACCGCAAGAGCGAGGGCATCGTCCCCGGCCTGTCGGTCCGCGAGAACATCGCGCTCGCCGTCCTGCCCCGGCTGTCCCGCTTCGGCCTCGTCTCCGAGGCCCGCGTCGACAGCATCGTGGACACCTTCGTCGAGCGACTGCGGATCAAGGCGTCCTCCCCGCATCAGAAGGTCGGCGAACTCTCCGGCGGCAACCAGCAGAAGGTGCTGCTCGCCCGCTGGCTCGCGATGAACCCCAAGGTGCTGCTGCTGGACGAGCCCACCCGCGGCATCGACGTCGGCGCCAAGGCCGAGGTGCAAAAGCTCGTCGACGAACTGGCCGCCGACGGCCTGGGCGTCCTGCTCATCTCCTCCGACCTGGAGGAACTGATCGAAGGGTCCGACCGCGTGGTCGTACTGAAGGACGGTGCCGTGGTCGGCGAGCTGACCGGCGACGACGTCACCGAGGACAAGCTGATGCGGACCATCGCCGGGGACGCCCCCGCGCCCGCCGTGGCCAAGGAGGCGGCGACCGATGGCTGA
- a CDS encoding GNAT family N-acetyltransferase — MSDDAKTLIRCAEEADAAVIARVHLASRSATMPYLPPQTRSPEQVTRWVRDVVLKQGRTWVAVRDGEISGYASLDGDMLEHLYLRPDIRRQGIGTLLLDEVRRHSPDGLSLHVFQQNTDARAFYARHGFTVLDTDVGARNMENLPDMTLRWTPKAAR, encoded by the coding sequence GTGAGTGATGACGCCAAGACTCTGATCAGGTGCGCGGAAGAGGCGGATGCAGCCGTGATCGCGCGCGTCCACCTGGCCTCTCGGTCGGCCACCATGCCGTATCTGCCTCCGCAGACGCGTAGTCCCGAGCAGGTGACCCGCTGGGTCCGGGACGTTGTGCTCAAGCAGGGCCGCACCTGGGTCGCGGTGCGCGATGGGGAGATCAGCGGTTACGCGTCTTTGGACGGTGACATGCTCGAACACCTCTATCTGCGTCCGGACATCCGCCGTCAGGGCATCGGTACGCTGCTGCTCGACGAGGTCAGGCGGCACAGCCCGGACGGGCTGTCCCTGCACGTGTTTCAGCAGAACACCGATGCCCGCGCGTTCTACGCGCGCCACGGCTTCACCGTCCTCGACACCGACGTCGGCGCTCGCAACATGGAGAACCTGCCCGACATGACTCTTCGGTGGACGCCGAAGGCGGCGCGGTGA
- a CDS encoding DUF6131 family protein, whose translation MIVLGVILLVIGLVAGLSILWTIGIILVAVGVVLWALGAMGHAVAGRRHYW comes from the coding sequence ATGATCGTCTTGGGTGTCATTCTGCTCGTCATCGGCCTCGTCGCCGGGCTGTCCATCCTGTGGACCATAGGAATCATCCTCGTAGCCGTGGGAGTGGTCCTGTGGGCCCTCGGCGCGATGGGTCACGCCGTCGCCGGGCGACGGCACTACTGGTAG